Within Pseudomonas alloputida, the genomic segment TTGCCGAAGTATGTACCCGCCAGCTGGAATGACAGTTGCTCGGTGGCGCGCCAGTCGAGGCTGGTGTTGACGGTGTATTCCGGGATCACCGACAGCGGCTCGCCCGTTTCGCGATTATCGTTATCGAGCATCCAGGTCAGGTTGGTGTTCCAGTCCAGGTTCGGGGCCAACTCGATGAAGAAGTTGCCTTCGACACCTTCCACCCGCGCCTTGCCGGCGTTGTCCCACTGCGTCACGCGGCTGCCGGTACCAATGGTGTAAAGCACATCGGTATCACCGATGATCTTGTTCTTGTAGTCGTTGCGGAAGTAGGTGGCACTGGTGCGCCAGGTACCACGGTCGTACAGCAGGCCGATTTCCTTGTTGACGCTGATCTCGGGCTTGAGGTCGGCGTTGCCCTGCAGGTAACAGCCACCATTGTTGGTCTGTTGCACGCTGCAGCCATTACCGCGGCTGTACAGCAGGTAGTTGGGGTTGGACTGGTACAGGTTCGGAACCTTGTAGGCACGGGCGATGCCGCCTTTTACCGACAGTGCTTCGGTGAGCTTGTGCGACAGGTTCAGGCTGGGGCTGAAGTTGTCGCCGAAGGTTTCGTGGTGGTCGAAACGCAGGCCCGGCGTAAGGGTGGTGTCGCCAACGATGATGTTGTCTTCGACAAACAGCGCATAGCTGCGTGCGGTCATCTTCGAGCTGCTGCGATCGAAGCCGACAAGACCGTCATTGTTGGTGGGGTCGGAGCTTTGCGGGCGCAACGAACCTTGGTCGTTGAGGGTTTCGTACAGGTACTCGCCGCCCAAGGTAAGCACATGGTCTGTGCTGCCCATGGCGAACGGCAGGTTCACCTCACTGCTCAGGCGTGTGTTGCGTAAACGTGACATGGCTCCCCCTTCGTTGCTTGGGGCACCTTCGGTGCGGCCAGCCAAGCCCTCGTTAAGCCGCCAGTTGCGTACGTATTCGTAGGCCAGCGTGGTCTTGCTGGTACCCCAGGTGAAATCACCGAGGTGGGTCAGGTCATAAGTACTGCGCTGCATCACGTTGGTTTCGTGGCCGTAGAGGCTGGAGACGAAGTCGACATCTCCGCCGCCGTTGCTGTTCATGGTGTCGCCGGCAAAAATGTTGCCCTGACGGCTGTAGCCGGCACTGGCTTCGAGGCGGTGCTCGTCGTTCAGTTTCCAGCTCAGCAGGCCGTTGATGTCCTTGTTGCGAACGCCTTCCCGCCCCGCTACCAGGGCGCTGGTGGCATGCCCGGCGTTGATGTCCAGATCGTCGGCGTCAGTCTTGGCCAGGCCGCCGTACAGGCGGAAACCCAGGTTATCGGTCAGGCCGCCACCGAGGTTGAAGTTGGCTCGGCGGCTGGCGCCCTCTGCGCTGTCTTCCGGCAGCTGCGTGTACAGGCTGACGCTGCCTTTCAGCTCGTCGGAAGGGCGCTTGGTGATGATGTTGACCACCCCGCCCATGGCGCCAGAGCCATAGCGTGCGGCGGCCGGGCCACGCAGGATTTCGATGCGCTCGACCGCTTCGGCCGGCACCCAGTTGGTTTCACCCCGAGTATCACGGTCACCGTTCCAGCCATAGCGTACGGCGTTGCGCGCGCTGGATGGCTTGCCGTCGATGAGGATCAAGGTGTTTTCCGGGCCCATGCCGCGCAGGTCGATCTGCCGGTTGTTTCCGCGTGCCCCACTGGCACTGTTGCCGGTCAGGTTAACCCCGGGCTCGCGGCGGATGATGTCGGACAGGTCATTGGCCGGCGGGTGGCGCTTGATGTCTTCGGCCGTGATGATCGACGTGCCCAGGGCCTGTCGCGCCTCGCGCTCGGCGGTGATCAGGGTGTCCTGGATCACCAGAGCGT encodes:
- a CDS encoding TonB-dependent siderophore receptor, with translation MQCRTSPNSLALAFVALASPSMLATAAESEERRAGEVLEVPVADNALVIQDTLITAEREARQALGTSIITAEDIKRHPPANDLSDIIRREPGVNLTGNSASGARGNNRQIDLRGMGPENTLILIDGKPSSARNAVRYGWNGDRDTRGETNWVPAEAVERIEILRGPAAARYGSGAMGGVVNIITKRPSDELKGSVSLYTQLPEDSAEGASRRANFNLGGGLTDNLGFRLYGGLAKTDADDLDINAGHATSALVAGREGVRNKDINGLLSWKLNDEHRLEASAGYSRQGNIFAGDTMNSNGGGDVDFVSSLYGHETNVMQRSTYDLTHLGDFTWGTSKTTLAYEYVRNWRLNEGLAGRTEGAPSNEGGAMSRLRNTRLSSEVNLPFAMGSTDHVLTLGGEYLYETLNDQGSLRPQSSDPTNNDGLVGFDRSSSKMTARSYALFVEDNIIVGDTTLTPGLRFDHHETFGDNFSPSLNLSHKLTEALSVKGGIARAYKVPNLYQSNPNYLLYSRGNGCSVQQTNNGGCYLQGNADLKPEISVNKEIGLLYDRGTWRTSATYFRNDYKNKIIGDTDVLYTIGTGSRVTQWDNAGKARVEGVEGNFFIELAPNLDWNTNLTWMLDNDNRETGEPLSVIPEYTVNTSLDWRATEQLSFQLAGTYFGKQKSPTYDYRTQQDYDKTAQQDVEAYGLVDVSAGYKFNANYDVRVGVNNVFDKQILRGGNASSSGANTYNQPGRAVFAALNINF